One part of the Lotus japonicus ecotype B-129 chromosome 2, LjGifu_v1.2 genome encodes these proteins:
- the LOC130736944 gene encoding uncharacterized protein LOC130736944: MDFTTPTLLQGWGAVVSFYGLDETHWGEEDEVESVRIDRSEEDALSEALALVPYAPPPSSTDISVEAEQELEMVAHLGGTTVQANEGPPQYRMHLNTTLIPYRAYGSQYNLPRKVAEYVRQNGRQPWVIRGPTGIKKDINILFRPDKTYTKLGKGWRKFCKLHDIQHGQKMSMHFTDGVSRLNHEFSIPPVAELSEFGDRDSSPGHNQESFVMDSSSVHRDTPGEDKVQGSKSRKMSCSPLLSNITNIMSVPNDGRSSGMRLDRAINIPGGFHSTSSSNLTHISILQDVHSNGSLKTAEDIIITQQSAAARLRRIQHVKIKRSCLVMDKENFPQRDSNTGTRDSPRLKVKKRNIGKRPNIAQSRASSSKSSVVKTKPGEGVSLCRKLVSEFNAAANSPLNVPNIYDDAELIDEVDLGDASFLCRICHAQMWYEERIDKSKQSNNPEFYRCCMKGKVVLPFISKPPLLLYNLLHGIDSRSKHFKDNIRAYNSMFAFTSIGGKVESSLNNGGGPPQFVLSGQNYHRIGTLLPQAGQSPKFAQLYIYDTQNENSNRMKPFNSMNTAENLDISLVEDLKQMIDENNVLAKSFRKVRDYINEKESSSFALRLFRKRGKDPRTYNLPTSDEIAALIVGDFDTVEVGRDIIVKKDGVLSRIHETHTSFIPLQYPLIFPYGEDGWQEDIPLSGISATTSSRLKPRVTLREFITFRIQERNNEYGNVVLCRRLFQQFVVDCFTMIESQRLSFIRNNQKLIRADFLNGLEEAMSRGETDPSFLGTRIVLPASFIGGKRYMFDCCQDAMAICKRYGYPDLFITVTCNSAWKEIDRFVRPRNVRADERPDVCCRVFKIKLDHLIATLKSGIIFGPLDAGMYTIEFQKRGLPHAHILLWLSKENKLVTTSDIDKCISAEIPDPILYPKLNNVVSTYMLHGPCGSGHYKSPCMTDGKCSKFFPKKFQESTIIDDDGYPVYKRRDTGVYVDKKGIRMDNSFVVPYNPQLLMLYNGHINVEYCNKSNAIKYLFKYVSKGPDRVNVEISNQNKDCTETEVKDEIKQYYDCRYLTPCEAVWRTLKLFIHVKWPSVKKVTFHLPNKQSVCFKDHDDLKRVVDKATEKDTMFIAWMKANCKYGEGKAFTYAEFPSHFVYDEDTHSWHPRKKGTSIGRLQYIPHGVGELYYLRILLTLQKGCTSWESIRTVDDVEYPTFRDACYALGLLADDKEFLDAITEANELASGTQLRKFFVMLLTTNTMSKPEFVWEKSWRILSDSIVYERRKKLRNSDLHINDDDLKNLCLIELEKLLHMNGRSLKDYPCLPFPHLFDDSQFENKFVADELNYDKAEMEDLHKSLLNSLTAEQHKIYKSIMDAVMNRAGGLFFLYGFGGTGKTYLWNTLSAAVRAQGLIVLNVASSGIASLLLPGGRTAHSRFSIPISIKESSTCNVSQGSLKAELLQKTSLIIWDEAPMLNKWCFEALDRTLNDIMKSHQSVDSGMPFGGKVVVLGGDFRQILPVIQKGSRSEIVSATINSSYLWKQCHVLKLTKNMRLISSKCHDEKIEIKRFADWLLDIGDGKVNTIDAEDSTIQIPDDLLILDSDNPIQSLIDFAYPQMLQNLNEKNYKFFEDRAILAPTLESVEIINTEMLGKIPGEIKEYLSCDTTCRSDEDSEVEAEWFTTEFLNNIQCSGIPNHKLSLKVGVPIMLLRNIDQAGGLCNGTRMIVKDMGKNVIVANVVSGKQLGEKVLISRMDLVPTDSGLPFKFVRRQFPIALCFAMTINKSQGQTLSHVGLYLPKPVFTHGQLYVALSRVKSRKGLKILLLDEDGLISKVTKNVVYNEVFQNV, translated from the exons ATGGATTTTACAACACCAACTCTCCTTCAAGGTTGGGGTGCAGTTGTTTCATTCTATGGCTTGGATGAGACACATTG gggggaagaagatgaagtcgagAGCGTCCGGATAGACCGCTCTGAAGAAGATGCTTTGTCAGAAGCTTTAGCCCTTGTGCCATATGCTCCACCACCCTCTAGCACTGATATTTCTGTTGAGGCCGAGCAAGAGCTTGAAATGGTGGCTCACCTGGGAGGAACAACTGTGCAAGCAAATGAAGGGCCACCTCAGTATCGCATGCACCTCAACACGACTCTGATCCCGTACCGTGCGTACGGAAGTCAGTAT aacTTACCTCGAAAGGTGGCTGAATATGTTCGCCAAAACGGACGTCAGCCCTGGGTCATAAGAGGACCAACTGGAATTAAGAAGGACATCAACATCCTTTTCAGGCCAGATAAAACCTACACTAAACTTGGAAAGGGTTGGAGAAAATTTTGTAAACTTCATGACATTCAGCATGGTCAGAAGATGTCAATGCACTTCACTGATGGTGTATCCAG GTTGAATCATGAATTTTCCATACCACCTGTTGCTGAACTTTCTGAATTTGGAGATA GGGATTCTTCACCTGGGCACAATCAGGAAAGTTTTGTTATGGACTCTTCATCTGTGCATAGGGACACGCCTGGCGAAGATAAGGTCCAAG GTTCAAAGTCTAGGAAGATGAGTTGCAGTCCATTGTTATCAAATATAACAAATATCATGTCAGTTCCAAATGATGGAAGATCCAGTGGGATGCGTTTGGATAGAGCAATCAACATTCCAG GCGGGTTTCATTCAACATCTTCTTCCAATTTGACTCACATTTCGATTTTGCAAGATGTCCACTCCAATGGTTCCCTAAAAACTG CTGAAGACATTATTATAACCCAGCAGAGTGCAGCTGCAAGGTTAAGGAGAATACAACATGTCAAAATCAAAAGAAGCTGCTTGGTCATGGACAAAGAAAATTTTCCACAACGTGATTCCAACACAG GAACACGTGATTCCCCCAGACTGAAGGTCAAGAAAAGAAATATTGGTAAAAGACCGAATATAGCACAGTCTAGAGCAAGTTCCTCAAAGAGTTCTGTTGTTAAGACTAAGCCTGGGGAAGGTGTATCTCTGTGTCGGAAACTGGTTTCTGAGTTCAATGCAGCTGCTAATTCTCCACTTAATGTTCCAAACATATACGACGATGCTGAGTTAATAG ACGAGGTAGACCTTGGAGATGCATCTTTTCTGTGCAGAATTTGCCATGCTCAGATGTGGTATGAAGAACGAATAGACAAAAGTAAGCAGTCTAATAATCCCGAATTCTATCGGTGTTGTATGAAAGGAAAGGTGGTCTTACCATTTATATCTAAGCCGCCACTGTTGTTGTATAATTTGCTTCATGGTATAGATTCCCGATCAAAACACTTTAAGGATAATATTAGAGCATATAATAGTATGTTCGCCTTTACTTCAATTGGTGGGAAGGTTGAATCCTCTTTGAACAATGGTGGAGGCCCCCCTCAATTTGTGTTGAGTGGCCAAAATTATCACAGAATTGGTACTCTATTACCTCAAGCCGGTCAATCACCAAAATTTGCCCAACTTTATATCTATGACACACAGAATGAAAATTCCAATAGAATGAAGCCGTTTAA CTCAATGAACACAGCGGAGAATTTGGATATATCATTAGTTGAGGATTTAAAGCAAATGATTGATGAGAACAATGTTTTAGCAAAATCATTTCGCAAAGTGCGAGATTATATCAATGAGAAAGAATCTTCGTCATTTGCTTTGAGACTTTTTCGGAAGCGAGGTAAGGACCCCCGAACATATAACCTTCCTACGTCTGACGAGATTGCAGCACTTATTGTAGGAGATTTTGATACAGTTGAAGTTGGTCGTGATATTATTGTCAAAAAAGATGGTGTCCTTTCTAGGATTCACGAAACTCATACTTCGTTTATTCCTTTACAATATCCTTTGATATTTCCTTATGGCGAAGATGGTTGGCAAGAAGATATTCCTTTATCTGGTATTTCTGCTACTACTAGCTCTCGCTTGAAACCTCGCGTCACATTGAGAGAATTCATAACATTCAGAATTCAAGAAAGGAATAATGAGTATGGGAATGTGGTTTTATGCAGAAGGCTTTTTCAACAATTTGTGGTTGATTGCtttactatgattgaatcaCAAAGGCTTTCATTTATTAGAAATAATCAAAAACTGATTCGAGCAGATTTTCTCAATGGCCTTGAAGAAGCAATGTCTAGAGGAGAAACTGATCCAAGTTTTTTAGGGACGCGTATTGTGCTCCCAGCATCCTTTATTGGTGGAAAACGCTATATGTTTGATTGTTGTCAGGATGCAATGGCTATATGCAAGCGTTATGGTTATCCTGACCTTTTCATTACTGTCACCTGCAATTCTGCATGGAAAGAAATTGATAGATTTGTGCGACCACGAAATGTTCGTGCTGACGAACGTCCTGATGTTTGTTGTCGAGTGTTTAAAATCAAACTTGACCATTTAATAGCAACCTTGAAGAGTGGCATCATCTTCGGACCTTTGGATGCAG GTATGTATACAATTGAATTCCAAAAAAGAGGATTACCCCATGCTCATATTTTGTTATGGCTTTCTAAAGAGAACAAATTAGTAACAACTTCTGACATTGATAAATGCATTTCTGCTGAGATTCCTGACCCAATATTATATCCTAAATTAAACAACGTTGTGTCTACTTACATGTTGCATGGGCCTTGTGGTTCGGGACATTACAAATCTCCTTGCATGACAGATGGAAAGTGCAGTAAATTTTTTCCGAAAAAATTCCAAGAAAGCACTAtaattgatgatgatggttATCCTGTTTATAAAAGAAGAGACACTGGAGTTTATGTGGACAAGAAAGGTATTCGCATGGATAATAGTTTTGTTGTCCCTTATAATCCTCAATTACTCATGTTATACAATGGTCATATCAATGTTGAATATTGCAACAAGTCAAATGCAATCAAATATCTCTTCAAATATGTTAGCAAAGGGCCGGATAGAGTAAATGTTGAGATATCCAATCAGAACAAAGATTGCACGGAGACTGAGGTCAAAGATGAAATTaaacaatattatgattgtaGATACCTTACTCCGTGTGAAGCAGTTTGGAGGacattgaaattatttattcatGTCAAATGGCCTTCGGTTAAAAAAGTGACATTTCATCTTCCAAATAAACAAAGTGTTTGTTTTAAAGATCATGATGATTTAAAGCGCGTGGTAGACAAGGCTACTGAAAAAGACACTATGTTTATAGCTTGGATGAAAGCCAATTGTAAGTATGGTGAAGGAAAAGCGTTTACATATGCAGAGTTCCCATCCCATTTTGTATATGATGAAGACACTCATTCATGGCATCCAAGGAAGAAAGGGACATCTATTGGAAGACTCCAATATATTCCTCATGGAGTTGGTGAACTTTATTACTTGAGAATTTTATTGACTCTACAGAAAGGTTGCACAAGTTGGGAGAGCATTCGCACTGTGGATGATGTTGAATATCCTACATTTCGTGACGCATGTTACGCCTTAGGATTATTAGCTGATGATAAGGAATTCTTAGATGCAATTACGGAAGCAAATGAATTAGCATCAG GTACCCAGCTGCGAAAGTTCTTTGTAATGTTGCTTACAACAAACACAATGAGCAAACCTGAATTTGTGTGGGAAAAGTCTTGGAGAATTTTGTCTGACAGTATAGTTTATGAAAGGAGGAAAAAGCTGCGCAATTCAG ATCTTCATAtaaatgatgatgatttaaagaATCTTTGTTTAATAGAATTGGAGAAACTACTGCATATGAATGGAAGATCTTTAAAAGATTATCCATGCTTACCATTTCCACACTTATTTGATGACTCCCAATTTGAGAACAAATTTGTAGCGGATGAATTGAATTATGATAAAGCTGAAATGGAAGATTTGCACAAATCATTACTCAATTCATTAACTGCTGAACAACATAAGATATACAAATCCATAATGGATGCAGTTATGAATAGAGCTGGAGGTCTCTTTTTcttatatggttttggaggtACTGGTAAGACCTATTTGTGGAATACATTATCAGCTGCTGTTAGGGCACAAGGGTTGATTGTATTAAATGTTGCTTCAAGTGGTATTGCTTCTTTGCTTTTACCTGGTGGCAGAACTGCACATTCTAGGTTTTCTATTCCAATTTCTATAAAAGAGAGTTCAACTTGCAATGTATCACAAGGTTCTTTAAAGGCAGAGTTGTTACAAAAAACAAGTTTGATCATATGGGATGAAGCACCCATGCTCAATAAATGGTGTTTTGAAGCATTGGACCGGACTTTAAATGATATAATGAAGTCGCATCAAAGTGTTGATAGTGGCATGCCTTTTGGGGGTAAAGTGGTGGTTTTGGGTGGAGATTTTAGGCAAATTTTGCCAGTTATTCAGAAAGGAAGTCGTTCTGAAATTGTTAGTGCCACAATCAATTCGTCTTATCTTTGGAAGCAATGTCATGTGCTAAAACTTACCAAAAACATGAGGCTTATTAGCTCAAAATGTCATGATGAAAAGATTGAAATTAAAAGGTTTGCTGACTGGCTATTAGACATTGGTGACGGAAAGGTGAATACAATTGATGCAGAAGATTCTACAATTCAGATTCCAGATGATCTTCTTATTCTTGACTCTGATAATCCAATTCAAAGTTTGATTGACTTTGCTTACCCTCAAATGCTGCAAAATTTGAATGAAAAGAATTACAAATTCTTTGAAGATAGGGCTATTTTGGCTCCTACATTAGAAAGTGTAGAAATTATTAATACTGAAATGCTAGGTAAAATTCCAGGTGAGATTAAAGAATATTTGAGTTGTGATACAACTTGCAGGTCAGATGAAGACTCAGAGGTCGAAGCAGAATGGTTCACAACTGAGTTCCTCAATAATATTCAATGTTCCGGTATACCAAATCAcaaattgagtttgaaagtgGGTGTCCCTATTATGTTGTTGCGCAACATTGACCAAGCAGGTGGACTTTGTAATGGTACTAGAATGATTGTTAAAGATATGGGAAAAAATGTTATTGTTGCCAATGTAGTATCAGGGAAGCAGTTAGGTGAGAAGGTTCTTATATCAAGAATGGATTTAGTACCTACAGACTCTGGTTTACCATTTAAATTTGTCAGGAGACAGTTTCCCATTgctttatgttttgcaatgacgattaataaaagtcaaggtCAGACGCTTTCTCATGTCGGTTTGTATTTGCCTAAGCCAGTATTTACTCATGGACAGTTATATGTTGCCTTATCAAGAGTAAAGTCCAGAAAAGGTCTCAAAATTTTATTGTTAGATGAAGATGGATTAATCTCAAAGGTCACCAAAAATGTGGTATACAATGAAGTTTTTCAAAACGTTTGA